One Ostrea edulis chromosome 2, xbOstEdul1.1, whole genome shotgun sequence genomic region harbors:
- the LOC130051438 gene encoding histone-lysine N-methyltransferase, H3 lysine-79 specific-like codes for MAVATGRKTSAKLISVNSNEGLVSEKRTTKDVQRAAINNVNQTSDSNNKLLPSSPTETVVIPIGPASDKIRPCSGSSILKRNARPSSGHSVKFVETETIIAIQNASTSFPISENTSSNSDFNTSLGTINQQKLLKVLSNASNKSCHQTGIPPLSKNSRTSSKTQTSHEGIENDSIPTKTDMAMEHELNNGMSSRTQYNVDENNCEENFKSSTHNHESLGARKLGSTGDKAVVNTGNDSANQQREQKEDKKMAMNSKPESNDISLNSLNEKGELTGEEIQIDKGNVEGSEEYIEDMPNTSNENMPNISSHQPSFGRTGERKTHTQRQVSFHRKKVIYNTDLCPTDGDMIREGYYQTKGCEIERRHIRHRDLKEIMAEQTVSENEEVQFQDTTNLKGYENRDIENRIPDIRTDSNEIPSQAKKRLHELYKELKRVREEIALMYSLEEADKERMECDKNSKNDDNGHEHKGSGDSEEEMNDSKSVEVERENQVVERISDKDSENTEVEKEKEVIDKISVKGTEKTEVKKETEINNRISIKDPEKTEVEKRKEGTEKISVKDTEKTEVEKRKEGTEKISVKDPEKTEVEKEKKVTAKISVKDKKETEVENENEVINKVSVKDPKKTKVEKEKEVILRISVDDSEKIEVEEEKGVIEKISVKDSEKTKVETQTEEVERISVNDLERTEMEKEKPSNEMMSVKDSDKTEVNKEKEVVGRISVTESEKREVEEEPEVVEGISFKDSEKKEMKKENKVVERISVITTATPTIRKETNDLNNADETADNLDKQNTTEKQKEDRTYLISKICSERNKESEDLAMTTDIHIKKEIKEIDIQENIEISERADEMEKVIQNKDNTESSEKSNASDEEKENVFIERVSISNSDSVISKNVNDKNDCITTTDTEGCSQSNTNSLSFIVNDANSDLSNKNENLNVEKFEQSELNEGAVQITGASASSKVLYQDDSVKESKEQDIPFALEEDQDLDCEIPL; via the exons ATGGCTGTGGCAACGGGTAGAAAAACATCTGCAAAACTGATATCAGTCAATTCAAACGAAGGATTAGTAAGCGAGAAGAGAACAACCAAAGATGTTCAAAGAGCGGCAATAAATAATGTGAACCAAACGTCCGATTCCAATAACAAACTTTTACCCTCTTCACCTACTGAAACAGTTGTCATTCCAATAGGTCCTGCATCTGATAAAATTCGACCTTGCTCAGGATCATCCATTTTGAAGCGCAATGCTCGACCTTCATCTGGACATTCAGTAAAGTTTGTAGAAACAGAGACTATTATTGCAATACAGAACGCTTCGACTAGTTTTCCAATCAGTGAGAATACTAGTTCAAATTCAGATTTCAATACATCACTGGGGACCATTAATCAACAAAAACTGCTAAAAGTACTTAGTAATGCATCAAACAAATCTTGCCATCAAACAGGTATTCCACCTTTAAGCAAAAACTCTCGTACAAGTTCTAAAACACAAACCTCACATGAAGGAATAGAAAATGATAGTATACCCACAAAAACTGATATGGCGATGGAACATGAACTTAACAATGGTATGTCTTCCCGAACACAGTATAACGTAGATGAAAATAACTGTGAAGAAAATTTCAAGAGCAGTACACATAATCATGAATCATTGGGCGCAAGAAAACTTGGATCCACTGGTGACAAAGCGGTGGTTAACACCGGAAATGACAGTGCTAATCAGCAGAGAGAACAAAAAGAAGACAAAAAGATGGCAATGAATTCAAAACCAGAATCCAACGACATTTCTTTGAATTCGTTAAATGAAAAAGGAGAATTAACGGGAGAAGAAATACAGATAGATAAAGGAAATGTAGAAGGTTCAGAAGAATACATTGAGGATATGCCAAACACATCTAATGAGAATATGCCAAATATATCATCACATCAACCATCATTTGGAAGAACTGGAGAGAGAAAAACTCATACTCAAAGACAAGTCTCATTTCATCGGAAGAAAGTTATATACAACACTGATCTTTGCCCCACTGATGGTGACATGATAAGGGAGGGCTACTATCAAACTAAAGGATGTGAAATAGAGAGAAGACATATTCGACATAGAGATCTCAAAGAAATAATGGCAGAACAAACTGTGTCCGAGAATGAGGAAGTTCAGTTTCAAGATACCACAAATCTGAAAGGATATGAAAATAGAGACATCGAAAACAGAATACCTGATATAAGAACTGATTCTAATGAAATACCTTCCCAAGCAAAGAAAAGACTGCACGAGTTGTATAAAGAACTTAAAAGAGTTCGTGAAGAAATTGCACTGATGTATTCTCTTGAGGAGGCAGACAAAGAAAGGATGGAATGTgataaaaatagtaaaaatgatgATAATGGACACGAGCATAAGGGAAGCGGTGACAGCGAAGAGGAAATGAATGACTCAAAAAGTGTAGAAGTGGAGAGAGAAAATCAAGTCGTAGAAAGAATATCAGATAAAGACTCAGAAAATACAGAAGTGGAAAAAGAAAAGGAAGTAATTGATAAGATATCAGTTAAAGGCACTGAAAAGACAGAAGTGAAAAAAGAAACGGAAATCAATAATAGGATATCAATTAAAGACCCAGAAAAGACAGAAGTGGAGAAACGAAAGGAAGGAACTGAGAAGATATCAGTTAAAGACACAGAAAAGACAGAAGTGGAGAAACGAAAGGAAGGAACTGAGAAGATATCAGTTAAAGACCCAGAAAAGACAGAAGTggagaaagaaaagaaagtaaCTGCGAAAATATCAGTTAAAGATAAAAAAGAGACAGAAGTGGAGAATGAAAATGAAGTAATTAATAAGGTATCAGTTAAAGACCCCAAAAAGACAAAAGTGGAGAAAGAAAAGGAAGTGATTCTTAGGATATCAGTTGATGACTCAGAAAAGATTGAAGTGGAGGAAGAGAAGGGAGTCATTGAAAAGATATCAGTTAAAGACTCAGAAAAGACAAAAGTGGAGACACAAACGGAAGAAGTTGAGAGGATATCAGTTAATGATTTAGAAAGGACAGAAATGGAGAAAGAAAAGCCGAGTAATGAGATGATGTCAGTTAAAGACTCAGACAAGACAGAAGTGAATAAAGAAAAGGAAGTAGTTGGGAGGATATCAGTGACAGAATCAGAAAAGAGAGAAGTGGAGGAAGAACCGGAAGTCGTTGAGGGGATATCATTTAAAGATtcagaaaagaaagaaatgaaaaaagaaaataaagttGTTGAGAGGATATCAGTCATTACTACTGCAACTCCAACTATCCGTAAAGAGACAAACGACCTTAACAATGCTGATGAAACTGCAGACAATCTAGATAAGCAAAATACTACAGAAAAACAGAAAGAGGACAGAACATATTTAATTTCTAAAATATGTTCAGAAAGAAACAAGGAATCAGAAGATTTGGCAATGACAACTGACATACATATCAAAAAGGAAATTAAAGAGATTGATATACAAGAAAATATTGAGATCTCGGAAAGAGCAGATGAAATGGAAAAAGTCATTCAGAACAAGGATAATACTGAAAGTTCTGAAAAATCAAATGCCTCAGATgaggaaaaagaaaatgttttcattgaaCGGGTTTCAATCAGCAACAGTGATTCAGTAATATCAAAGAATGTCAATGATAAAAACGATTGTATTACCACAACTGATACTGAGGGGTGTTCACAGAGCAACACCAACTCATTATCATTTATTGTTAATGATGCAAACAGCGATCTAagtaacaaaaatgaaaatttgaatgtaGAGAAATTTGAACAGAGTGAACTCAACGAAGGAGCCGTTCAAATAACAGGAGCTAGTGCAAGTTCGAAAGTACTATATCAAGACGATTCTGTAAAAGAATCAAAAGAACAAGACATTCCATTTGCTTTAGAGGAAGACCAAGACCTTGACTGCGAA ATTCCGCTGTGA